One genomic region from Actinomycetota bacterium encodes:
- a CDS encoding MmcQ/YjbR family DNA-binding protein produces MDDLEARRDRLVRFCRTLPEATVTAHDQHVGFQVRGRTFAWYVDDEHGDGRVAVLCKAPPGENTALVASDPHRFYLPRYVGSRGWVGLRLDRQDVDWGEVAELVAESYRLVAPRRLAGLVDQPLA; encoded by the coding sequence GTGGACGACCTCGAGGCGCGACGCGACCGGCTGGTGCGGTTCTGCCGCACCCTTCCCGAGGCCACCGTCACCGCCCACGACCAGCACGTCGGCTTCCAGGTCCGCGGCCGCACCTTCGCCTGGTACGTCGACGACGAGCACGGCGACGGCCGCGTGGCCGTGCTCTGCAAGGCCCCGCCGGGCGAGAACACCGCCCTCGTCGCCTCCGACCCGCACCGCTTCTACCTGCCCCGCTACGTCGGCAGCCGGGGCTGGGTGGGGCTGCGCCTCGACCGCCAGGACGTCGACTGGGGCGAGGTCGCCGAGCTGGTCGCCGAGAGCTACCGGCTGGTTGCCCCCAGGCGCCTGGCCGGGCTGGTCGATCAGCCCCTCGCCTGA
- a CDS encoding DNA double-strand break repair nuclease NurA, translating into MLVEDYADRVRLAAGYLSRLLADGGTGVDNPADEPVGPADAAALELATDAPLHQFGCDPAHGVTAAAVDGGSACLLNGRSFWLVAYRAGTVWHRDRDTFASDVDSLQVRALTQADAKAAYAEALTLAGVRRERELADLGGVVDVLRELAEWRRAAEAVAAARPGDLVLVDGSLHPGPFLPAGLVEPVHELAREREVDLVGVTKASKLRWGRYAPLVLRVRRRAEDELGPDARWYLRVTGPEEASEVYVARLARAGAYAFRVDAVRGHRDPGGLFAVLAGLSDDPAFVGYPYPLAAVHRAVSLPGPLLADLRRDLREAFLREGLSEDDVDLVMRDFHLTLNA; encoded by the coding sequence GTGCTCGTCGAGGACTACGCCGACCGCGTGCGGCTGGCCGCCGGCTACCTCAGCCGGCTGCTCGCCGACGGCGGCACCGGCGTCGACAACCCGGCCGACGAGCCGGTCGGCCCCGCCGACGCCGCCGCCCTGGAGCTGGCCACCGACGCCCCGCTGCACCAGTTCGGCTGCGACCCCGCCCACGGGGTGACCGCGGCCGCGGTCGACGGCGGCTCGGCCTGCCTGCTCAACGGGCGCAGCTTCTGGCTGGTCGCCTACCGGGCGGGGACGGTCTGGCACCGCGACCGCGACACCTTCGCCAGCGACGTCGACTCGCTCCAGGTCAGGGCCCTCACCCAGGCCGACGCCAAGGCGGCCTACGCCGAGGCCCTGACCCTGGCCGGGGTCAGGCGCGAGCGCGAGCTGGCCGACCTCGGCGGGGTGGTCGACGTGCTGCGCGAGCTGGCCGAGTGGCGCCGGGCCGCCGAGGCGGTCGCGGCCGCCCGCCCGGGCGACCTGGTGCTGGTCGACGGCAGCCTCCACCCGGGCCCGTTCCTGCCCGCCGGCCTGGTCGAGCCCGTCCACGAGCTGGCCCGCGAGCGCGAGGTCGACCTGGTCGGGGTGACCAAGGCGTCCAAGCTCCGCTGGGGCCGCTACGCCCCGCTGGTGCTGCGGGTGCGGCGCCGGGCCGAGGACGAGCTCGGCCCCGACGCCCGCTGGTACCTGCGGGTCACCGGCCCCGAGGAGGCCTCCGAGGTGTACGTGGCCCGCCTGGCCCGCGCCGGGGCCTACGCCTTCCGGGTCGACGCCGTCCGCGGCCACCGCGACCCCGGCGGGCTGTTCGCCGTCCTGGCCGGGCTGTCGGACGACCCGGCCTTCGTCGGCTACCCCTACCCGCTGGCCGCCGTCCACCGGGCGGTGTCGCTGCCCGGCCCGCTCCTGGCCGACCTGCGCCGCGACCTGCGCGAGGCGTTCCTGCGCGAAGGGCTGTCCGAGGACGACGTCGACCTGGTGATGCGCGACTTCCACCTGACCTTGAACGCCTGA
- a CDS encoding ATP-binding protein: protein MPDYKGRIFGRSVLDVRFRAFYGEDLFLGELLAGDDPERGRRYLFRVTDVAYGSESSDAGWAERTAGGLMAMDQVGEATTLRDFEKRLYKVAEVVPLGYVDAKGFHKPKSLPAQFAAVSAPTDADLAFLRERMGDVEVGRLRSGEDTIDLPVGIRGETLPSHVGVFATTGMGKSNLMKVLAGQLLAARGRYAMLLFDPHGEYLEGGAAGRRGLAHHPWATQRLRVYSPSPRAGQASLLRLSLAELTVDDLRTAWKFSGPQSEALESAYALLGDKGVWLTRLAEEDPEVLKDAELGRHALATIQVLSRRAKRIVRLPLMTEDPSQSLTGKVLDDLAGGKVVLVDTSGLEAVEETLVASLLTRSLLDERAGAYRNDRERFGQLPRTLVALEEAQRVLTRLDDAEFNVFPRLAREGRKFNVGLCAVTQQPKLIDAELLSQFNTYFVLGLADERDRNTLRSSSKQDLSDLGAEIQTLMPGEALVTNPEAPFALPARVHLYEDWLAGVPAPEPARERPAEAMSGFYE from the coding sequence ATGCCGGACTACAAGGGACGCATCTTCGGCCGCTCCGTGCTCGATGTGCGTTTCCGGGCCTTCTACGGCGAGGACCTGTTCCTCGGCGAGCTGCTGGCCGGGGACGACCCGGAGCGGGGCCGGCGCTACCTGTTCCGGGTCACCGACGTCGCCTACGGCTCGGAGTCGTCGGACGCCGGCTGGGCCGAGCGCACCGCCGGCGGCCTGATGGCCATGGACCAGGTGGGCGAGGCCACCACCCTGCGCGACTTCGAGAAGCGGCTGTACAAGGTGGCCGAGGTCGTCCCCCTCGGCTACGTCGACGCCAAGGGCTTCCACAAGCCCAAGAGCCTGCCCGCCCAGTTCGCCGCCGTGTCCGCCCCCACCGACGCCGACCTGGCCTTCCTGCGCGAGCGGATGGGCGACGTCGAGGTCGGGCGGCTCCGCTCGGGCGAGGACACCATCGACCTGCCGGTCGGGATCCGCGGCGAGACCCTGCCCAGCCACGTCGGCGTGTTCGCCACCACCGGCATGGGCAAGTCGAACCTCATGAAAGTCCTGGCCGGCCAGCTCCTGGCGGCCAGGGGCCGCTACGCCATGCTGCTGTTCGACCCTCACGGCGAGTACCTGGAGGGCGGGGCGGCCGGGCGGCGCGGCCTGGCCCACCACCCATGGGCCACCCAGCGCCTGCGCGTCTACTCGCCCAGCCCCCGGGCCGGCCAGGCCAGCCTGCTGCGGCTGTCCCTGGCCGAGCTGACCGTTGACGACCTGCGCACCGCCTGGAAGTTCTCCGGCCCCCAGTCCGAGGCCCTGGAGAGCGCCTATGCCCTGCTCGGCGACAAAGGGGTGTGGCTGACCCGGCTGGCCGAGGAGGACCCCGAGGTCCTCAAGGACGCCGAGCTGGGCCGCCACGCCCTGGCCACCATCCAGGTGCTGAGCCGGCGGGCCAAGCGGATCGTGCGGCTGCCCCTGATGACCGAGGACCCCAGCCAGTCGCTCACCGGCAAGGTCCTTGACGACCTGGCCGGCGGCAAGGTCGTGCTGGTCGACACCTCCGGGCTGGAGGCGGTCGAGGAGACCCTGGTCGCCTCCCTGCTCACCCGCAGCCTGCTCGACGAGCGGGCCGGAGCCTACCGCAACGACCGGGAGCGGTTCGGGCAGCTGCCCCGGACCCTGGTCGCCCTCGAGGAGGCCCAGCGGGTCCTGACCCGCCTGGACGACGCCGAGTTCAACGTGTTCCCGCGCCTGGCCCGGGAGGGCCGCAAGTTCAACGTCGGCCTGTGCGCCGTCACCCAGCAGCCCAAGCTGATCGACGCCGAGCTGCTCAGCCAGTTCAACACCTACTTCGTGCTCGGCCTGGCCGACGAGCGCGACCGCAACACCCTGCGCTCCTCCTCCAAGCAGGACCTGTCCGATCTGGGGGCCGAGATCCAGACCCTGATGCCGGGCGAGGCCCTGGTCACCAACCCCGAGGCCCCGTTCGCCCTGCCGGCCAGGGTCCACCTGTACGAGGACTGGCTGGCAGGAGTCCCCGCCCCCGAACCGGCGCGGGAGCGTCCGGCCGAGGCCATGAGCGGGTTCTACGAGTGA